AAAAAGATGGGGCCCCAGTTGCTGAGAAATTGGCAAACATCGTTGAAAACAGATTCACTGTCCGCATGTCAGACCAGAAATTGCAAGAAAAACTAGACAAGCACTTGGTGTCAGATAATTGCAAGCAAATTAAAGCTCCTCATTTAAACGAGGAGCTAATTGACAAGGGGAGTGTGGACAGGAATGCAAGGAAAAATGACATGCGCCTGTACAACATTCAAAAACTGTTGTCTAAAGCCTCCGCTGCACTAGTAAATGCGACAAGCTTCATTCGGACATGCTGGAAATTTCAAACCAGACGACCGGCGATCTTGACAAAGAAGTAGTGCTAAAAATGGCAAACGAGGGTCTCGCAGCAAATGGTGACGTCATTGCTCTTTTGGGTACAGCACAGTTAGAATTCTCTCAGAGTAATTGCTGTAATCGAGACAGCTGctgaaaaaacaaagaggctgcttcagcaaatcgtgactgactTCGTCAGCAAAACGTGCACTACATTTCCGTAGCCAAAACAAGTAACGATCCCGACTGGTCACACGCTGACTCAAATATAGTAGGTCACACGTACAAAAACAATTAACGAGCCGACTGACGCCAGTAACATTTCCGTCAATGATCTGAAAGACAAATTTAAAGCAGGACAAATTAGGGAAAATATAGAACAGTGGGAGAAATTGACTTCAGACAAGGTTGTCCTTAGTATGGTGCAAGGGGTAAACATTGATTTTACAGAAGTGCCTGTGCATAGTGGTGAGATTTTTCAACCTAAGTTTTCACAAGAACAGACAATGGTCATTGACGCAGAAGTAGAGGAGCTGATTAAGAAAAGGAGTAGTTGTTGAATGCAGTCATAGTATGGGTGAATACATCTCACCTATTTTTGTGAGACCGAAGAAAGACAATAAGGCCTTATCCTTAACCTCAAGAACTTGAATAAGACAGTTGAGTATCATCATTTAAAAATGGAAACATTACGTCATGCTTTAGCGCTGCATGGTGACAGAATGCTGTtggtttgcttctttggatTTAAAAGAGGCTTACTTCTCAGTTCATGTGAATGAAAAATCACAagagtacctgaagtttttctGGAAGGGGAAGTTGTATAAGTTTACGGGTTTTCTTAATGGATTGGCGTGTTGCCCACGTCTGTTTACCAAGATTCTCAAACCTGTGATGGCCCACCTTCATAGCTTAGGGTTTATCTCCACCATCTTTATAGACGACACTTTGTTGATCGGTGATTCTGAGATAGAGTGCATCAGAAATGTTAAAACATCAATTGATTTGTTTCAAAAACTGGGGTTTGTCATCCATCCCACCAAATCAGTTATCAGGCCTTCCCCACCAAATTACGTATTTAGGGTTTGAAATCAAATCAGAGATAATGACAGTGAGGCTGACTCAAGAAAGGAAGGACAGGATCGTGGTTTAGCCAATAGTCTACTGGACAAAGGGAGATGAAAGATTAGAGAGCTTGCTAAATTGATTGGCATGGCAGTGGCTAGTTTTCAAGGAGGGAAATATGGGGCTCTGTGGTACAGAAACATGGAAAATGACAAAATTGTGGCATTAAAACAGAACCATGGAAACTATGATGCTGAAATGATTTTCTCAGAGGAAGTCAAACGGGACATGGTATGGTGGAGAGATAACATTCTAGTAGCTGATAGCCCGGTTGAGGTTTCACCAGGAGAGCCAGAATTTGTTATCCATTCAAATGCGTCCATAACAGGATGGGGTTGTTCTAGTACTGAGGGCAGAACAGGTGGGCActggacacagacagaaaaacagatgcACATTAATGTGTTAGAACTGCAAGCTGCATTGTTTGCTCTGAAGGCTTTCGCGAGTGACAAGAAGGGTATTCACATTCGACTTATGCTCGATAATACCACAGATGTGGCATGCATAGCTAACATGGGAACTAATCACTCAGCTCAGTGTAATGCTGTGACGAAGGAAATGTAGAACTTCTGTATAGATAGAGACATGTGGGTGACAACTGCGTACATACCTGGATGTCGAAGCTGATGAAGAATCTAGAAAACTGAATTTAGATGCTGAGAGGAAGTTAAATTCGAATTTACTCTACCACGCTCTTTAAAATACTTGAGTTTGAGCCAgagatatatttgtttgattcccgaATTAATCGTCAGTACCCCAGATACGTAGCATATCGGCAGGATCCAGAAGCGGTTAGTGTCAATGCACTTAGCATGTCGTGGTATGGTTTGCCATTGTATGCTTTTCCACCCTTTTGTTTACTTCCCAGGGTACTACAAAAGATAAACAAGGACAAAGCACAAGGTGTGATAGTGGTTTCATACTGGCCAAGGCAGCCCTGGTTCCCTCGGTTAGGGAGTCTGTTGATAGAGAAGCCAGTTCTTGTGTCAGCAAGGGACAATCTACTTCACATGCCTGCAAACCCAAACATGGAGCATCGGCTCAGAAAAACACTGCAAATTCTTATTTGCAAAGTATCAGGGGTAGACTCAGAAGCAGAGGACTTTCGCAGCAAGCAGCCTCAGTGGTCTGCGCATCCTGGAGAACAGGGACAGCTAAACTGTACGCCGTATACATCAAAAAGTGGAAAATGTATGCGAGTAAAAGAGGCATTGATCCGGTTCACCCTTCTGTAATCGATACAGTAAATTTCCTGGGAACATTGTTTGCTGCTGGACAGAGTTATAGTAGTATCTGTGTTGAGAAATCAGCGCTTTCAGGCTACCTTGAAATAGCAGACTGTGGCATTGTTGGTGAACACAGATTGGTTACGCGATTTGTAAAGGGGATTTTGAATTGAGACCATCTTTCCCTAAGTACTCTGCTACGTGGGACGTAGACACAGTTCTCTCTTATCTAGAGAATATTACCCCATTGGGAAAATTGACTTTAAAAGAATTATCAAGCAAGTTAGCTACATTGATCGCTATCCTATCCGGACAAAGGTGTCAGACAATTCACTCCCTTTCTTTGTCGCCGATGAAACTTACAGGCTACAAGTGTGTGTTTCATATAAACTCCGTGATGAAACaatcaaagaaaggaaaacatgtAGCTCCAATTGAGTTATTGTCGTTTGACAAAAATCCTAACCTGTGTGTAATTGCAACGCTCAAAGAATATTTACGTTGTACAAAGGACTTGAGAGACACAGATAAACTGTTGGTAAGTTATCAAAAGCCTCATGGACCTATTTCCAAAGATACACTGGCTCGGTGGATTAGAGACACTCTGAGTAGAGCAGGTGTGGATACCTCTTTGTTCACGGCTCACAGCACCAGATCTGCAAGTACGTCGGCAGCGGCTGCCAGGGGCACGCCAATTGATGTCATAATGAAAGCTGCCGGATGGTCGTCGGAGTCCACCTTTGCCCGTTTTTACAAAAAGACACCTTCCGTTAACATGGGTCAAGTCTTACTTGACTCTTTTATCAAGAAAGATTGAGGTGAGTGCTTTCGTCAAAGAATATAACTTGACAGTTTGGAAGGTTACAGTGGTGATAAACATGTACACATATCTCTAAACATTCCTTGACGTAAACGTCCTGGCATGTTGAGGCTAAATTACCACAAACATGCGAGTACTTACCTTGTGTAAGTTGAAGCTTGTTTCGGATTTGGCCGAtacatgttacaggaacgtttaTGTCAAGTCCCACCCTAATCCTGTGGAATCATAATCCCAGCCCTTGGGTTACGTTATAGTCTAGTTCTCTTGACGGAGAATAATTAATTAGTGTACATGTTGTATGTATTATAAATGTTCTGAAGAGTGAGCTTGCGCATGCGCGTTCTTCTATTACTTGACAtaaacgttcctgtaacatgtaTCGGCCAAATCCGAAACAAGCTTCAACTTACACAAggtaagtatatatatatatactcgcATGTTTGTGGTAATTTGTAGTGACCATTCTGTACCATGTGTAAAATTAacagagattaaaaaaaaggtcagtTTAAAAAGACTATATTATATAATAATGCCAAATTAGATattgatacatttttgtttgaattgaacCAAAAAAATTGATCTTTATTGTattgaacacagttttaaatgcgtccattgACGAAGCTGCTGCCTTGTTTTCTGAACATGTATTAAGTGTTGCAAAAACACGTATGCCTGTTAAAATAATAACCATGAATGactgaacatattttacaattacAAAACGCAAACAAATGTATACATCAAGTTGCTAAGCGCTTAAATACACATGAGCAGTGGGCATTATTCCGCCTGACTCGATTTTTCGAAAATATTGCATTCAAACGTGGCGGGCAAACAAGTACACACTCTCATAAAGATAAATGGCTCCTGATTCTGGCTagaaaacgtcattcacacggTTTTGTTTTAGCTGTCATTATTATGACGCTCTCCGCTGTCTTCCCTCCTGGCAATTTTATATATAACTACCGTTGTACACTCACGTCAAACAAATGAGTATGTACATTTAACAAGATCCTAAATGTGAACCAGACTATTCCACTttatttttgttggtttttgtcgAGAACAACAGGGCGGAATAACACGTTAATtctaatttgtgaccctccaccacgaaatgagtcgcatgtcacctcgcgcggttctgcgctaggcttaatataagtccggggagtgtctggtaacagtgtgaaggTCACCTTAGCCACTGGCTTAtagctcttttctaaaacgggtttcaccactggatagagcataaaaatctctttaggaaaatgtaaaaacatgaaaaacatgcaaaggtgacatgcgactcatttcgtggtggagggtcacaatttgtACAAAACCAAACTCAAACATTGTTAACATCTTTCTCTGCGAACCTTAAGGAAAAGTCTATCTTATTTTCTTCATCGCTTATGTAGCCAAAAGATTGCGGTGAACCGAACGATGGACTTAGTAGTTCTGAAACAGCCTTTCTTGTGTAAATGACATTTTCTTTCGGCACTGCGAACTCTCGCAGATTTACTTTCCTGTGCACTCAACTTCGCTCTACACTATTGTTTTTGTCGGCGGTTGCgatcttttgttattttcttttcttttttcttcagatAATATATTGTAGTTTTCATTGAGGGAATAACCAGAAGTCACAAGGAGTAAAATCAGGTTCGAATAATGTGTGTGGCAAAATTGGGATCATTTAGACTTTAAGGAATGGAGTTACGGCCCTTATTTTTTAGAGGCTGGCATTGTCATGGAGGAGATGGGAGGTCTGGGTTTCGCAGTTAAGTCATTGACTGCTGAACTCGTGAGTAAGATTTGGTAATAGGGTTCCTGCATAGTATGCGACAGTGACAGTTCTGTTAGCAGAAATAATATCGACAGCAACGGGACCTTGGTGGTTGCAAAATACAGCAAATAACACTTTTTCTGCTTTGAAACCCTTGCTTACAAATGTAGTGCGTCTCGTCATTGCGGTCTGAAACacgctttgttttgtgtttctggGAAATAATATAGAAGGAAACTAACGTCTCATTATCAGTGACTACATTCATCACAAGTTTGGGTCTATTTAGTTCAAAACGGTTGAGCAGATCGCGTGCAACAGGAACCTGTTGCTTCTTCCGTTTTCCTGTCAACTTATGATGCATCCATTTTGCGGGCAGCTTTTGAAGATGATGGTCATTGTGTAGAATTATGTGTAATGTTCTATATGAAAGTGTAAGTCTTGTACTATATACTCGTATGTACACTTTTAATCTTAGTTCTTAAGTTTTGATACAGCAGCTACATTAGTCTCGTTTGCAGAGCTGTTCTGACGTCTTGTTGGCTATTCAGAGTTGTTCCGTTTTGTTTTACCAGTTTTGATTTCCCGTTTtgatttcccttttcttttgtcaGATTGTAAACTATGTAGCAGCTTTGATTCATGTAAGTTTCTTCACATACATGTGTAGAAATGTCCGTTGTGTCATTACCTAGCTACACtctttcacagaagaggagTTGTTCATGGTGCTTGTTAAAAGACACCGTTTTGGAGCATAACCCAAAAGTGACCTGTTTTGATGCCTCGTCATTTATGACGTAGCAACCTAATAGCGTCATCTCTGAGAGGTAAACCAGTTAAATGTTTGGCCTTTCAAATGATATATTACTTGTGATGATCAGTTACCTGAACCATTTATTATAGCGTTTTGATCGTTTTGTTTGGATTATAATTCGTACAAATCTCTCGGTTTAACTGcactaaaaataagaaaataaaggACAAATGATCTCATTTTTTTGTGCTCAGCTTTCTCCAGTTACAACTGTGTTAACCTTagttaaaacatttaacaaAAAATCACAAGGAAATTGGTTAAAATCTACTAGTAACAAGTAACCATAGTTCCAAAGTGCCAAAGACGTTACAAAacagtgccacgtcagtgacgcacGTTGTGCACAACAAAAaatggacaaacagacacaaatcacATGGTTGTACTCCTCCATTTAAAAGCTAAGATAACtcgaaaaaagaaataaatcaacCAATCAGTTCATCGCCACAAAACACATTTCTACCCAAAACATCACTGACGGGGCACCATTTTGGGGTGGAAAATGTCTTGAATATATATCAAAAAGTATTATCAATTGATATTTGAAAAACAGATCAGACGATAGTTTGAGGCTTCTGAAGCAACTTCGACTAATTGCCgacacaaaaacaataaaaactagCACACGCGATGACATTCTTAAAAGTTGTCATAAAATGACTGCACAGGGCGCGttcccaaatgacatcaaaacaaaatggcggcatgCAAGAGTGAATTAGTGGCAAGCGATGAATGGTATGAGTAACTATACACATCTCTTGTTGCATATGTACGGTGACAAAGCCGCCAATTCCATTTTGAATTTCAGGCTTAGGTGAGAATTATTTTGCAATTGCCcattaacgatattggtgttggtcttgaatcagtgttgacactctttgcagacgatacgagtatgTATTTATGTTTAGATAACGATAATATACGAGCAGAGATTTTGAAatctgatttggataaaattcgTGCATGGGGTTTTAAATGGgaagtcacttttaattgtcaaaaaacaaaattgttggacatttgtaggcaaaACAATGTgttacttccaccattgtattttGAAGATGCACATTTAATTGATGTTGgaaatcacaagcaccttggcgtcattctacaaggcaattgtaaatgggattcccacatacAAAGTCCCAGTGCTAAATGTAGAAAttcaattgcgtgttttggtttattcaagtatcgtttaaacagaaaatcgcTTGAAGTTATATACACATCCTTTAtattaccattgtttgattacgcggacgttatttgggataactgtactAAGTGCTtagcagacgagttggagaccttgcatctcgatgcaatccgaatcattgtaggtgcagtcTGTGGTACAAGCCATCAGAAACTGTATAatgaatcgggttttgtgcccctgaaagaaaggcgacgtcgtcataaactgtTGCTGTATTATacaattgtaaatcgtttaaccccataATATCTGTATTCCAAACTGCCtgtcctggtttccgatgtaaatccttaccacagacgacgccctcttgaacgtaaggttccattgtgcagaagtgagtaatataaatcttcattttcttcttcaacgacagctttgtggaataatcttccaaaAATATACGACAAACGCAATCAGTTGGTGAATTCAAAAGatatttgaccgatggagatgttattgttccacagtattattattgaggcaaccgccaggcacagttatttcacagcaggttgagattagatatgagcgatttgcaacaacaCTTAGTTAACTGACATCACTCAGATAATTTGGAATGCACGTGTGGAGTACGCCCGGAAGATGCTGAGCATGTcttgttacactgtccaaaatgtAAAGAACAtggaaccattttattcaacaGTCTGCCAACGCACGTTCTGttggttgtttttaatccaaatataacatatctatatatttttggaatcaggaaacaataagaaaagaaaatgaaatcatttttggctaacattttaatttaaattaGAATGttgagatttgtaatgaccaaacttataAATAAGTTATTAAGCTTCGACGCTGAATTGCAATCttatagtccgggcttcgtcgaagaatacttgaccaaaatgtcaatcaatgtgatcgaaaaatgagggctACAGCAACGCCAAGGCGTGAATGACCGCAGCGTGCTGTGATAGGCACTTAGCAATATAACCGCTGTCGATTAAAAACAGTAAGAATGTGCCAATGTTATTCTCATTTGTTTGTATGACGGGGAGTATAGTTAGCAGGCCGTTGACTTTTGTTTCCGGTCAGCATGTCTCTGAAATATATGGTATCCATTGCCTTGTGTCTATTTGATAAATGTATTAAATGTAATCTCCCTGTGTGTCGTGTCTCTGTGGTTTCGGTCGTGTTTTtagataaggccaaaaagaaaaatatgtctgtttcaggtaacatcgccgaaaaaaatagggtcggtcggtcgattttatttttttaaaattatttatttttacttttttcttacgttttgttaacgtctttttacgtgttttttttaaacgcttccttagtttacttacaattatttaacacatgtttttgacctagatatattgaaactaaataaagtatacttgacttcatatttgtgggttttttgtttttttttatatgcgaaaagcgaaaaaaaacctttagtgtcggcgcttaaaaatagggtcggtcgggttaccggaaacagacatatttttctttttggcctaaccgATCCTGTGTTCCTGCATGTCATACTCTTGTGGAAATGAAGATTTAAGTTTTATTCAGACGCGTCGTTTACTACCCgcgttgtctgtgtgtgttttccttcCTCAAGTTCGTTACTTTCTAAAATTAAACTTGAATCAACTTGTTCAGATGCTTTTTCTGATGGGTCTTTTTGCAAAGGCGGGTGAGATATAGTGCGTCTCCTTAAACTAGCGTTTCCAGTCGATGTATCATTAACAGAGTGACTTTTGTAGTTGTACGGTTTGAACTGTGCGTTGCTTTCGGCGGTACATTCGCAAAGAGAAGAGTTGTCCAAAATATTACCAGCCGTTATGCGTTTCGACTCTACTCGTGGACTCTGGTCGGGGTAATGAAGGGCAAACATTGATTTATCAACTAGTTCAACCACATCGACTGTTTGTGAAGAGGCTTCCCTTGTTTCCAGAATAACACGTGCATGCCAGGATTGTTTAGATGTCTGTAACATAGGTTCTGCACACTCCTCGGCATGCATTTTATTTGCGTAGAACACTTGATGAATCCAtctgcagaaacacacacacacacacacacacacacacacacacacacacacacacacacaaccacacacacacacacacgcacacatacacacacacaaccacgcacacacgcacgcacaccccccacacacacacacacatacacacgcacacacacacacacacacacacacacacacacacacacacacacacacacacacacgcacacacacaactgattAGTATACAAAgcaacgacaaacaaacaagcaatacactttgaaacaacaacagcattaaCACCAATAGTTTCCAAATTCCAAATCAACTATATGCTCCCCTAGGACCGACAAGAAAACTGTTCTCTTAACAACCCACCAAACATTGTATGGTCGTTATTTGCTATATGTATTTCCCAACCTATATAGTGATTGCTTAAACAAGGATATTCTCAGAAAACACAAAGGAAAGTGTCATTGGGCACATCTTTCTTACAATGTTTATTTCAATACGTTGCACTGTATGGACAGGTCGAACCAGATGCAGTTGTGTTTGATTCGCCATACTTTCTATACACTGTCAAACACATATCAAGCTGAATCAGTAGCAATCACCGCCAGTGTGTAGGTTTACTGCACAATCCATATTGCAgtcctacacacacgcacaaacacacacacatacacacgcacacacatgcacatacacgcacgcacacacacacacacacacacacacacacacacacacacacacacacacacacacttacacatgcaaacacacacacacacataatcacacccacacacacacacacacacacacacacacacacatacacacacacacacacacatacacacacacacacacacacacacacacacacacacacacacatacatagttATATTTGTATATTACCTGATGCACAGGCAACCcataattatgacgagtacAGCAAGTATTGATCCAAGGACGATATTTAAGGTTGCGCTTATTCCACAATTATCTTctgtaaaacaaaaatgtgaATTAAGTGTTTTGTGTATACGTTCCATCATAATAATGGAATAACAAAAAGTAGTAAGTTACGTGCGTGTGCAGATCTGTGTGGTCATGTGAAACCAGTTTTATGACAAGAAAGACCGTTCGTACCCTATCATAAAGGCAAACATATTGATATTGCATGAGGTAATGTTAACAGAGACCTATAACACAGACACCTtcacaaatcaaattaaaaaaacataggTTCCCTTCGTTTAAATCGAAAGACGATCAGAATATATAAAACTAAAAGTGTTGCATGTCAGTGAAAAGAACAACTCATGatcgtgagagagaccacccattaGATAACTAAACCAAATACTCACATGTGTGTATATAACGCAAACGaggtcaaactagtctggcagggacctattCATGTCCAACTGCTCTTGAATACAAGTTACCAAGCCAGAGGTCATTCTGGTAACACTTCTGTGCTTGATGTTTCCCTTGGAAGAATGTTGATAGTATgcacgacgggcgctgtggcggggtggtaagacgtcggcctcctaatcggaaggtcgagggttcgaatcccggccccggccgcctggtgggttaagtgtggagatttttccgatctcccaggtgaACTTATGTTCAGGCCTGCTAGTGCcgtattccccttcgtgtgtacacgcaagcacaagaccaagtgcgcacggaaaagatcctgtaatccatgtcagagttcggtgggttatagaaacacgaaaatacccaacatgcttcctccgaaagcggcgtatggctgcctaaatggcggggtaaaaacggtcatacacgtaaaattccactcgtgcaaaaacacgagtgtacgtgggagtttcagcccacgaactcagaagaagaagaagaagatagcaTGCACGTCACGCTatactttctagagtgacgtaTTTTTGCTTCAGCCTCAAAGATTTCACAAGACTTTGGAAGAGATGGAGGTTTCATAAGACGCGTCTTCACTATTTTGTCGCTTCGACTGTGGAGTGTTttggacttcttcttcttcttctacttcttcttcttcttcttcttcttcttcttcttcttcttcttcttcttcttcttcttctttttcgtttaTGGGCTCAAAcccccacgtacactcgtgtgttttgcacaagtgggtttttacttGAATGACTATGTTTACCCTGacgtttaggcagccatacgccgctttcgggggaggcatgctgagTAATTTCGtgcttctataacccaccgaactctgacatgagtTACATGAtcgtttccgtgcgca
This region of Littorina saxatilis isolate snail1 linkage group LG8, US_GU_Lsax_2.0, whole genome shotgun sequence genomic DNA includes:
- the LOC138972946 gene encoding uncharacterized protein, which gives rise to MRTHLRQNELFVFVLTIGLSCAVTPTTCVAPSCVVGESTYVRCYFHKDINITKDEILVKHYAVGASEKDGGNDALHCYWRIDSDQPTCTAENGYQFNGNITDRLTLVLSATKEKEGRYACYTIPPYDTVVHECDLTVRERPEHASTTGITSTDATPTNDDNAEFYTTKEDNCGISATLNIVLGSILAVLVIIMGCLCIRWIHQVFYANKMHAEECAEPMLQTSKQSWHARVILETREASSQTVDVVELVDKSMFALHYPDQSPRVESKRITAGNILDNSSLCECTAESNAQFKPYNYKSHSVNDTSTGNASLRRRTISHPPLQKDPSEKASEQVDSSLILESNELEEGKHTQTTRVVNDASE